In Desulfatirhabdium butyrativorans DSM 18734, a single genomic region encodes these proteins:
- a CDS encoding AlpA family phage regulatory protein, whose translation MLPDTGFLRLPQIIGDPKKQQPALIPVSKSSWWAGVRAGKFPPPVKLGERTTAWRVEDIREYIQKQA comes from the coding sequence ATGTTACCCGACACAGGATTCCTTCGATTACCACAAATCATCGGCGACCCAAAGAAACAGCAACCGGCACTGATTCCGGTGAGCAAGTCCAGTTGGTGGGCGGGCGTTAGGGCTGGAAAATTTCCGCCTCCTGTCAAGCTGGGCGAGCGAACCACAGCATGGCGAGTCGAGGACATCAGAGAATATATTCAAAAGCAGGCATAA